A stretch of the Polyangiaceae bacterium genome encodes the following:
- a CDS encoding protein kinase, whose amino-acid sequence MGAEDVFGIVGTTQAGAYQVEGVVAEGGFAVVYRAYHSAFRAQVALKCLKVPESLGAQHYQEFLERFREEGELLFRLSSSTPAVVRPLHVGILEGVSRFVPFIALEWLEGQTLDALIEAKNQRFEPPLTLKEAVRLLTPVARALERAHHFPGAGGEVCILHRDMKPENVFVVEQHGQRSAKILDFGIGKVKSVATQMVGHQSTQGDGIVAFTPAFGAPEQWLPKRFGQTGPWTDVWGLALTLLNAVTGRPPMEGDQAALLGSAIDPGRRPTPRTEGVDVPDAVERVCAKAVAVDPRDRYQDVGQFWTDLHRAAGMQEGVVTIPPPAAGPFAGQQGLLVSMKPDPMAATRVAVSGPADLPPPREPAPSLEVPDLDLGLPPAKKSAAPRNAEPQAPAKITVMRENDGAPAARPTAPRAPASIDIADEIGPPDRMASAPSRQGHMDGIGLSPRAPPIRSAPARYGAMDPLPGASTRELKDRLRGPIQLVALGIAVMAADFAYSQYSGELFSVGPVRPLWVAGPLVIAGIALALVRFVQNAR is encoded by the coding sequence ATGGGCGCAGAGGACGTCTTCGGCATCGTCGGCACGACGCAGGCGGGGGCGTACCAGGTCGAAGGTGTGGTCGCCGAGGGCGGGTTCGCGGTGGTCTACCGCGCCTACCACAGCGCGTTCCGGGCTCAGGTCGCGCTCAAGTGCCTGAAGGTCCCGGAGTCCCTCGGCGCGCAACACTACCAAGAGTTCCTCGAGCGCTTCCGGGAAGAGGGCGAGCTCCTGTTCCGGCTGTCGAGCTCGACGCCTGCGGTGGTGCGGCCTTTGCACGTCGGCATCCTCGAGGGCGTCAGCCGCTTCGTGCCGTTCATCGCGCTCGAGTGGCTCGAGGGTCAGACGCTGGACGCGCTGATCGAGGCGAAGAACCAGCGCTTCGAACCGCCGCTGACGTTGAAAGAAGCCGTCCGCTTGCTCACCCCCGTGGCCCGGGCGCTCGAGCGCGCGCACCACTTCCCCGGGGCCGGTGGCGAGGTCTGCATCCTGCACCGGGACATGAAGCCGGAGAACGTCTTCGTCGTCGAGCAGCACGGGCAGCGAAGCGCCAAGATCCTGGACTTCGGCATCGGCAAGGTGAAGAGCGTCGCCACGCAGATGGTCGGACACCAGTCCACCCAGGGCGACGGCATCGTCGCCTTCACGCCAGCCTTCGGGGCGCCCGAGCAGTGGCTGCCCAAGCGCTTCGGTCAGACCGGGCCATGGACGGACGTCTGGGGTCTGGCGCTGACCCTGCTCAACGCCGTCACGGGCCGGCCGCCGATGGAGGGCGACCAGGCGGCGCTGCTCGGCTCGGCCATCGACCCGGGCCGTCGCCCCACGCCCCGGACCGAGGGCGTGGACGTGCCGGATGCCGTCGAGCGCGTGTGCGCGAAGGCGGTCGCGGTCGATCCTCGCGACCGGTACCAGGACGTCGGGCAGTTCTGGACGGATCTGCACCGCGCTGCCGGAATGCAGGAAGGCGTGGTGACCATTCCGCCGCCGGCAGCCGGTCCCTTCGCCGGGCAGCAGGGCCTGTTGGTATCGATGAAGCCCGATCCGATGGCGGCGACTCGCGTCGCCGTGAGCGGGCCGGCAGATCTGCCTCCGCCGCGGGAGCCGGCGCCGAGCCTCGAGGTGCCCGATCTGGACCTCGGCCTCCCGCCAGCCAAGAAGTCCGCGGCGCCTCGCAACGCCGAGCCGCAGGCCCCCGCCAAGATCACCGTGATGCGCGAGAACGACGGCGCGCCCGCTGCGCGCCCGACCGCTCCACGGGCTCCGGCCAGCATCGACATCGCTGACGAGATCGGCCCGCCGGACCGCATGGCCTCCGCACCGAGCCGTCAGGGCCACATGGATGGCATCGGCCTCTCGCCCCGCGCGCCGCCGATCCGCAGCGCGCCGGCGCGCTACGGTGCGATGGACCCGCTGCCGGGCGCGAGCACCCGCGAGCTCAAGGACCGCCTGCGCGGCCCAATCCAGCTCGTCGCGCTCGGCATCGCGGTGATGGCCGCGGACTTCGCGTATTCGCAGTACAGCGGCGAGCTGTTCTCGGTTGGCCCGGTGCGCCCGCTCTGGGTGGCCGGACCGCTGGTCATCGCGGGCATCGCGCTCGCGCTCGTGCGCTTCGTGCAGAACGCGCGCTGA
- a CDS encoding amidase — MFELPPTRISGRALRTLVALVRNTPAKHATAQILREQLGINAIRALGADARGELPFDLAPIVARCEHRRESQCLGIPTVGDWPRTTDACQRALASGRVSSEELVVRALAAAERLAARTPSLGPLLDRDEARALEAARQSVERRARGELRGPLDGVPIAIKEEIHVAGLPTRVGTAFLPRTAASTDSVPVSRLRDAGALILGTTPMTEYGMSPLGGNVHRVMPRNAHQSDRLPGGSSSGSGVAVATGVVPVALGADGGGSIRIPAAYNGVFGIKPTYGRVPVVGHGVPGGSSVVHLGPLGASTHDLAVFLEAASGADPRDPASEIQPPLDPGELVEAIGRGVGGLRVGVDEDEWAAASPEVRQRGREALGALEKEGATLVPVGFRLAKHAAAIGYLTIGLEFMTNLAEVRRDHMDELGLDLQMLLTNLETFRADDYIDAQRLRAELRREVASLLTNVDVLALPTTATTAPPVSDRDASEGFVDPLALDAACRFAFVGNLTGCPAGTAPIGMDSAGLPIGLQIVGDAWDEAAVLQVLGHLERIGVAHVERPRAGIDLLA, encoded by the coding sequence ATGTTCGAGCTGCCTCCGACCCGGATCAGCGGCCGCGCCCTGCGGACTTTGGTCGCGCTGGTGCGCAATACGCCCGCGAAGCACGCCACTGCGCAAATTCTCCGCGAGCAGCTCGGCATCAATGCCATCCGCGCCCTCGGGGCCGACGCGCGCGGTGAGCTGCCGTTCGACCTGGCCCCCATCGTGGCGCGCTGCGAGCACCGGCGCGAGTCGCAGTGCCTCGGCATCCCGACCGTCGGCGACTGGCCGCGCACCACGGACGCCTGCCAGCGCGCGCTCGCCTCGGGGCGCGTCAGCTCCGAGGAGCTCGTGGTGCGGGCCCTCGCCGCCGCAGAGCGCCTCGCCGCGCGCACTCCGAGCTTGGGACCGCTGCTCGATCGCGACGAAGCGCGCGCTCTCGAGGCCGCACGCCAGAGCGTGGAGCGACGTGCCCGAGGGGAGCTTCGTGGACCGCTCGACGGCGTGCCGATCGCCATCAAGGAGGAGATCCACGTCGCTGGCTTGCCCACGCGCGTCGGCACGGCGTTCCTGCCGCGCACGGCGGCCAGCACCGACTCCGTTCCAGTCAGCCGTTTGCGCGACGCCGGCGCGCTGATCCTGGGAACGACGCCGATGACCGAGTACGGCATGTCCCCGCTCGGCGGGAACGTTCACCGGGTGATGCCGCGCAACGCGCACCAGAGCGACCGCTTGCCCGGTGGCAGCTCGAGCGGCTCCGGCGTCGCCGTGGCGACGGGCGTGGTCCCGGTGGCGCTGGGCGCCGACGGCGGCGGCTCGATCCGCATCCCCGCCGCGTACAACGGCGTGTTCGGCATCAAGCCGACCTACGGCCGCGTGCCGGTCGTCGGACACGGCGTCCCCGGTGGCTCGAGCGTGGTCCACCTGGGCCCGTTGGGCGCGTCCACCCACGACCTGGCGGTCTTTCTGGAGGCGGCGAGCGGCGCCGATCCGCGCGATCCCGCTTCGGAGATACAGCCCCCGCTCGACCCCGGCGAGCTAGTGGAGGCCATCGGGCGCGGGGTCGGCGGCCTGCGCGTCGGCGTGGACGAAGACGAGTGGGCCGCGGCGAGCCCCGAGGTCCGGCAGAGAGGGCGCGAGGCGCTCGGGGCGCTGGAGAAGGAGGGCGCGACCCTGGTCCCCGTCGGTTTCCGGCTGGCCAAGCACGCGGCCGCCATCGGTTACCTGACCATCGGCCTCGAGTTCATGACCAACCTGGCAGAGGTGCGCCGCGATCACATGGACGAGCTCGGCCTCGACCTTCAGATGCTGCTCACCAACCTGGAGACGTTCCGCGCCGACGACTACATCGACGCCCAGCGCCTGCGCGCTGAGCTCCGGCGCGAGGTCGCCTCGCTGCTCACGAACGTCGACGTGCTGGCGCTGCCGACCACCGCGACCACCGCGCCGCCGGTCAGCGACAGAGACGCGAGCGAGGGCTTCGTCGATCCGCTCGCCCTCGACGCGGCCTGCCGCTTCGCTTTCGTCGGCAACCTCACCGGCTGCCCGGCGGGCACGGCACCGATCGGCATGGACTCCGCCGGCCTGCCCATCGGGCTGCAAATCGTCGGCGACGCCTGGGACGAGGCCGCGGTGCTGCAAGTGCTCGGCCACCTCGAGCGCATCGGTGTCGCCCACGTGGAGCGCCCGCGCGCGGGTATCGACCTCCTGGCGTGA
- a CDS encoding ammonia-forming cytochrome c nitrite reductase subunit c552 has translation MEEKRSRWKLVTVLSVAALASAGLAALLVNIFEKKQEAKNPFFRVVELDDSVVDPAVWGKNFPHQYDGYRRTVDQVRTRYGGSEAVQRSPTQADPRSVVAQSRLEEDPRLKVVWAGYAFSHDFREERGHAFMLVDQRYTERQAFAKQPGTCLNCHASTHALYTKLGGGDVAAGFDALNRMPYAEATKQVEHPVACIDCHDATTMQLRLTRPAFVAGLKALKAREGVPSYDPMRDATRQEMRSFVCGQCHVEYYFKGEGKTLTYPWSRGLKADEILEYYEAEGFTDWTHAQTGARVLKAQHPEFEMFSQGTHARAGVACADCHMPYTRVGSFKVSDHHVRSPLLNVSNACQSCHRASESALRERVETIQEKTHGMRDRALDALVALIRDIEGAKRAGATDERLAPARRRQLRAQFLVDFVEAENSMGFHADQEAMRVLGLSLDESRLGQLLCRDPSYTEGAAPPSSADAGAGDAGD, from the coding sequence ATGGAGGAGAAAAGATCGCGCTGGAAGCTCGTGACGGTGTTGTCGGTGGCCGCCTTGGCCAGCGCCGGGCTGGCGGCTTTGTTGGTCAACATCTTCGAGAAGAAGCAGGAGGCGAAGAACCCGTTCTTTCGCGTGGTCGAGCTCGACGACTCGGTGGTGGATCCGGCCGTCTGGGGCAAGAACTTCCCGCACCAGTACGACGGCTACCGCCGCACCGTGGATCAAGTGAGGACCCGCTATGGCGGCAGCGAGGCGGTGCAGCGCTCGCCGACTCAGGCGGACCCGCGCTCCGTCGTCGCGCAGTCGCGGCTGGAGGAGGACCCGCGCCTGAAGGTCGTGTGGGCCGGCTACGCCTTCTCGCACGACTTTCGCGAGGAGCGCGGGCACGCGTTCATGCTGGTCGATCAGCGCTACACCGAACGGCAGGCGTTCGCCAAGCAGCCCGGCACTTGCCTGAACTGCCACGCCTCGACCCACGCGCTCTACACCAAGCTCGGCGGCGGGGACGTGGCCGCAGGCTTCGACGCGCTGAACCGCATGCCCTACGCCGAGGCGACCAAGCAGGTGGAGCACCCCGTCGCCTGCATCGACTGCCACGACGCGACGACGATGCAGCTCCGCCTGACGCGGCCAGCGTTCGTGGCCGGGCTCAAGGCGCTAAAGGCGCGCGAGGGTGTCCCGAGCTACGACCCGATGCGCGATGCCACGCGGCAGGAGATGCGCTCGTTCGTCTGCGGCCAATGCCACGTGGAGTACTACTTCAAGGGCGAAGGCAAGACGCTCACGTACCCGTGGAGCCGCGGCCTCAAGGCGGACGAGATCCTCGAGTACTACGAGGCGGAAGGGTTCACCGATTGGACCCATGCCCAGACCGGCGCTCGCGTGCTCAAGGCGCAGCACCCCGAGTTCGAGATGTTCAGTCAGGGCACGCACGCGCGTGCGGGGGTCGCCTGCGCGGACTGCCACATGCCGTACACCCGGGTCGGCTCCTTCAAGGTGAGCGACCACCACGTGCGGAGCCCGCTCCTGAACGTCTCGAACGCCTGCCAGTCCTGCCACCGCGCCTCGGAGAGCGCGCTCCGGGAGCGCGTCGAGACCATCCAGGAGAAGACCCACGGCATGCGCGACCGCGCCCTCGACGCCCTGGTGGCGTTGATCCGCGACATCGAGGGCGCCAAGCGGGCCGGCGCCACCGACGAGCGCCTGGCGCCGGCCCGGCGCCGGCAGCTCCGGGCGCAGTTCCTCGTGGACTTCGTCGAGGCCGAGAACTCGATGGGCTTTCACGCCGACCAGGAGGCGATGCGCGTGCTCGGGCTGTCCCTCGACGAGTCGCGGTTGGGTCAGCTGCTGTGCCGGGACCCGAGCTACACGGAGGGCGCGGCACCGCCGAGCTCCGCGGACGCCGGGGCCGGCGACGCGGGGGACTGA
- the nrfH gene encoding cytochrome c nitrite reductase small subunit gives MRFSLWNVLAAAPGVALGLALYTFGYARGYSYLLDDSAACANCHVMREQYESWLKSSHHDVASCNDCHTPPGTLGKYATKALNGFNHSLAFTTGRFAEPIRANALNQRIARQACSKCHASIVESMHASSPNERDLADCKRCHGSVGHPD, from the coding sequence ATGCGCTTCTCGCTTTGGAACGTGCTCGCCGCCGCACCCGGCGTCGCGCTGGGCTTGGCCCTCTACACCTTCGGCTACGCGCGGGGCTACTCGTATTTGCTCGACGACTCGGCGGCGTGCGCGAATTGCCACGTCATGCGCGAGCAGTACGAGAGCTGGCTCAAGAGCTCGCACCACGACGTGGCCAGCTGCAACGACTGCCACACGCCGCCGGGGACGCTGGGCAAATACGCCACCAAGGCGCTGAACGGCTTCAATCACTCGCTGGCGTTCACGACCGGGCGCTTTGCCGAGCCCATCCGCGCCAACGCGCTGAACCAGCGCATCGCGCGCCAGGCCTGCTCGAAGTGCCACGCCTCGATCGTGGAGTCGATGCACGCCTCGAGCCCGAACGAACGCGATCTCGCCGACTGCAAGCGCTGCCACGGCTCCGTGGGCCACCCCGACTGA
- a CDS encoding polyhydroxyalkanoic acid system family protein, producing MKHVVHHGLGFDTARKVADAAFASYKERFAQYHPEARWVNDRRAEIHFKVKGIGLTGTLEVDERDIAMDLDVPFMLRPFKGTAIKLIEEEIDKWVEKAKKGEL from the coding sequence ATGAAGCACGTCGTGCACCACGGTCTGGGATTCGACACGGCTCGCAAGGTCGCGGACGCGGCGTTCGCCTCGTACAAAGAGCGCTTCGCGCAGTACCACCCGGAAGCCCGCTGGGTGAACGACCGCCGCGCCGAGATCCACTTCAAGGTCAAGGGCATCGGGCTCACCGGAACGCTCGAGGTGGACGAGCGCGACATCGCCATGGACCTCGACGTCCCGTTCATGCTGCGGCCGTTCAAGGGCACGGCCATCAAGTTGATCGAAGAAGAGATCGACAAGTGGGTCGAGAAGGCGAAGAAGGGCGAGCTCTGA